GTGCTTGCTTTATTTGGGCTGACATTTTAGTTTGAAATCTATATCTATTTGTAAAGCACATACTGTTTCCATCTAAATTTTTAATTTACTGTATCTTGTATTATTGGCAAATGAGTCTTAGTCCATCTCGTATGCTAATCGGATCAGCCCTCCGTCTATGACTCAATCACATAGATTACTATAAATTAACATACAGATAACTATATGTATACAATACTCGTACTAGTTTTGTTTCTATCAATATATGATTATATTTTATCTAGTTGTAATAATAATAGATCGATCAGTCTACTGTATGTGGCGGACGCCGGAGGGAACAATGCAAATAAAGCCACGGTGGTGGTCGTGGGCATGTGCGGATGTGCGTGGGAGGTGTCCTGCGGCCCAGGCTGCGGCACGTAGCTAGTACTACTACTAGAggagttgaaaatttttggttttGGATATTGTAgtacttttgttgttatttggtaataaatgtctaattatagactaattaggtttagtagattcatctcgtcatttCCAGTTGAACTGTGTAGTTGGTTTTTTtttactgcatttaatacttcatgtatatGTTTGAAAATTTGATATGATGGAAAAATTTAAAAACTTTTGGAAACTAAATATGGGCTAAAGTCCATCTGGCCCCATCGGCGTCCACGCCAGACTGCCAGGTCGTACGTTTGCGAATTAATACTACTATAAGATCCTCTTAGATGTTTAATTTTGTCGTCTGTTGCATGGTGCCATGTCTCCATGGCCTAGTTTCTGTTGGGGAACAATGGACATAAGTTAACAAATCTCCATAGTGCAGAACACAAGATTATGTTTAGAATTTCAGAAACCTATGTTCATGGTCAAGCCTGATAAGTTTACTATACCAATCATGGCCTGATCAATATTGTCCTGATTTCTGATCTGCTTGTGGTGTTAATTGTGAGGTGCGGTAGTGTCTTGTAGTAATGTCAGCAACAAATCTTTCGAGTAGTGTCATGGACCCTCCCAAGGACAGGGATGCACGAGGATTGCGAGAAAGGATTAGGTTGGACGTGTAATGGCTTTGCGTTTGCATTGGGCCTGCGAACATGCATGTTCAGACTTCACCAATAGGCAGTAGGTGATGGACAGTCTCCAGACTTCATGGAGGCTGAAGAAGCTTGCAGCGTGGCGGCGCGTCTAGATTCCAAAACTTTATATTCAAAAACATCATATCAAATATTTGGACGCATGTGTATTTACACCAAAAGATATCATATCAAATGTTTggacccatgcatggagtattaaataaaatttatttataaattttttttcacagatgagttgtaaatcgcgagatgaatctaatgagccaacttaatccataatttggcaccaatgatgctacagtgaacatccactaattatggattaatcatggattaattagactcattagattcgtctcacgatttacatcccatccgtgcaaaaaaattataaatagattttatttaatactcctaaataacaagattccctttcaaaaattttacacctaAACATGGTCTTGCTCTAGGCCTCCCACTCTGTGATCCTCATCAATGGCCCAACTTTGGCCACCCTCTCATCATGATCACTGCAGGCCAGGTGATAGTCTAATATAGTGCAAAGTCtagaattattttatttattttaactaataataatataattgtgaaggtgcatttggaattttgataaTATAATAAGATATATGTGTGGTAAAATATGTTAATTGTTTGTGTAGTTAGTATTCTATAGATATGTAGGATATGTAGCTTGATATGCAAAACGAtagatatatttatatttataaatagaaatatttTAATGGCACTGGTGGATAatttataaatatgtatatggttatttaatttataaatatgtatatgattattttagtttaattttttcgtaatgacagtggtgaataattttaatttctcttattttttcCATGCACGCGCTTCTAGGGTCACCCAGCAGATGCATGCCATGCCCATGCTTGCAATTACTCCACACCGTACCATGCAGCAGCAAGAAACGAGTGGAGCAGAGCAAGACGCGCGGGCACGCTGTCGGCCCATGCCTTTCACACCTATCCCTCCCGTCCGTTGCCCAATCAGCAAGCCATCAGCTACGTACACTAGGAGTATTGTTTATATCTCTCCATATTCCATTATCTATAAAAGTAAAAGAATGCCATTCATCAAGAAAATATTTATGTCATTATGAAACAACTTGGTGGCAGCCATCCACCACGGCCACGATAGAGCACGCGAAACACGAGACGATACTGATTCGGAATTTCGGATCGAAGTTGCTTCTCCTTAATATAACTTGTCCAGTCTCGATCTCTCTCGGCCGATACATAATAATGATACCGACAGGCTCGTACGAAACTATGAATTGGGACTATAGTGATAGACACTGCCACCGCACCAGTCAGGTCGCCAGATCACATGAGCGGAACGTTTGGATGTTGGGTCGCTCAATCGCCGCTAGGTCGTTATGACCTGCGACTGCCCAACCAAGTCTGGAAGATAAAAGTGCAGACATCGCGACTCTCATCGTGCCTGGTAAGCGGTGACGCGGCGGAAGCAGAAACGATCGCACTGCGGATTGGATCGAAAGACAACAATCGAGTGGCATGTTTCCTCTTCTATGATATATTTGTGTCACAATTTCCTTCGTATTGAGTCAAAACACAACTAAAACAAAGCCTACTATATATGACTATAACTAGTGTACTTATCATATACTTATCATATTTTGGAAGcacctaaatttttttttgggggggggggggcttgtgTGGTCGCACGGGCTTGAAAATGGGCCTGGATACTGACACGGACGATGGCACAACCTGCTTAGGCCGACGCGTCCGTGACACATGATAGATGCTTGTTCCGTgtgccttctcctcctcctaagcctggtttagatgcaaaatcacatcgaatatgTACGGCACGTgcatatagagtattaaatttagatggaataaaaaactaattacatagtttgcttataaattacgagatgaatctaataagcctaattaggcTGGCTATGATCAGActctaaattgctacaataatcatGTGCTagtgacggattaattagttcttaatagattcgtctcgtagacctgttttgtaattaattttgtgattagccTATATTAATACctcaaatacaaaaaaaattaactttcaaaaactttacgtgGTGCATCTAACAAGGGCCTAGTAGATTTTTTGTGCCTGTCGTCGattctcatcatcatcattgatTCTCGCTCATCATTTCTGGATATGTTAATTGGTGATCCTTAGGTGCTCCACCTATCCGACGCAGCTCCCCTCCTCCCGGCGGTGCTCCCCTCCTGCGACGCCGCTGCCTCATCCCTGCGCCGCTCCCTCTTATCGACGGCCCTCCATCCTCCCGACACCGCTCCCCTCCTGCGACGCCCcccctccctgcgccgccgttccTCTCGTCGCCGATCCAGGCACTGGTGCCGCCCGCTGCAAGCTGCTGGTTAGCCCTCCGTCGATCCCACGATGCGAGATCTTGGCCTCCTAGGTCATTAACCTCCGTCCTGATCTGCTTCGCCCGTTCCTAGCTCCCTCCGCCTGATACTGGACTTGTATATTTTTTTAGTATTACTGATTTGTTGTTACATGTATTTTCTCGAAGGATTTGCACATTAATTGCATCTTTATGTTCAGATCGCAGTAGAATTTGATCGCAAATGTGTATGTGTTTTGCTGTGAAGTTTGTGTGAGCTCTGCAATCAGCCTGTTGTTGGTGATCAACCTTAGTTCGCTGCCTATCGTCTCTTTTAACAACATGCTATAGTGGTTCATTAGACATTCATCTGCTTCTGTTTCAGGCCTTGGTCATATCAAGATGGAAACACCTCCCCATTCACTGAGGCCAATCAATAGGTTGAGTGATAAAGCTTGTACTGTTAATTTAATATATGTCCCATATTAATATTTGAGCTATATAGTGTGTGATGAAGTTTAGATAATGACATTTTTTAATTTTACAGAAATGGTAGTATAAACACTTATTTCTGTTGATGGGTATTTCTCAATGGTTGCCTGGTTGGTTGAGACTGCTACAAAACAAAGTAACCATAGGTGCAAAGAGTGCCATAATCATGGAAAGAGTCCTATTTTACAAAGTAAAGGCTAGACCAGACATCAGAGCATGAACTACCTTTGATTAGTTTTTCGAAATCCTTTCAGTATGTCTTATTAGATTGCACCTATTAGACTTTAGGCATAATATAGTAGTAATATATCTATCGAACTACCTGTGGTTAGTTTTATGAAATCCTGCCAGAATCTCTTCTTAGATTGCACCTATTAGACTTTAGGCATATTGTGGTACACTGGTACCACTTCATCTTTATGTGTAGACGTTGATGTTTGAGACTGAGGTGTCCATATGCATGCTTATGTATTCTGAAATTTCAGTATCTGATTATGCATATCACTTTGCTCCCCCACCCTATCATGAGCATAATATGGACCAGTTCAGTCTTTCTCTTGAGTATATAAAACGACATGGTGCTACATACAGTGTGCATTTTTTAGTTCAGACAATAAGAGAACAAGCATGCTATCCTGGTTCAGTTCAGACTTTCctagtaaaaataaaaatagttaGTGTAACTTTTTTTACTCCTTGCCCATTTCACCTTGTGAACCATATTATTTTGAAGCTTTAGTCTTGTGGCACTAGACTTCCTAGTAAGAAATAAATTAGTCTGCACCCTCTGTTTTGCAGGTGTCACCCAGCTTGGGATTATGTCGCTTCCGCTCCTCCCGTCACCGGTGCTCCTCCGGCGCTCCGTGATGTCGCTCTGTCCTCCCGTCTCCCCTAGGAGAGTACTGCCGACGGCGCCGGATCCTGCGACCAACCTCTTTCGGCGTGCCATCTGCTCAGGAGCTTCCTCAACACGCCCTCCATCTCTGTTTGCTCCCGTGCGCCCCTAGTTTTGCTCTTATGCAATGTGTATAGGCTGTCTTAAACCTGCATATACTAATAATTCTTAGCTCTTATGCAGATTGCAATATGCATGCTGGATACCTGCACATGAGATGGTTGATTGGCTAGATAGTTTCTGATTTCCTTTTTGTTTATTGTTCCACCATATTGTAAAAACAGGGTCAATAAAATAGCAGAATGCATTGAGTTTTTATGAACTCTTATCGTGTGCTCGGTTTGAATATGGTGAATGTAAATACAAAGTGTTCTCAGTTTTGTGATAAGAGAACTTACTGCTACTTTGCATAGAATTGAAGTTTTTATGATTGCATATGCTTCAGCGACAAGTCTTATAGTATGATAGAAAATGGTTACGTCTTACTCAATGACCTGAACGATCATCCCAGCTGGAATTAATGTTTTCTTTCTCTAGAATGAGAATATTTTATGTTCTGACCAAAAAATGGCGTGTCGTCACACTCGCATGTCCTGGGAAAAAAATGCACTTGCATGCCTACCCGGCTGCCCCTGCACCACCGATAAAAAAAACCATTAACCACCGATCAAAAATACATAAACCGGACACGTGGAGTCAATGAGGAAAAAAACCGAAGGGAGAAGGGAACGTGGTCGCAGGCAACGGCACGGGAGGGGCGCTTGGCGTGCGTAAGAGGGCGCCAGGCGGGATCACGATGGTGGGCTGGCTGCCTGCctcatataatataatatatatatataacatatttattgaatatttttaacacatactataaaatatatatttatgatATTATAGTTGcgatagatttcattttgcaccacagctccatgtgtgtttgatatatatatttgattaaactatttatttatgaatTAGTGTTCTTATCTCTTTTATCGTACATGAATACACAGTGATActtatcgtgggtagtatttttatatacataataatatattaatgatagaaatagtaatttaaaattttatattgatatactttaatatttgttgtaattatataatttagattcagatttatgggttactttaacttttaataatgacataattgaatAATTTGTATACAAATTAAGGGGCCATTTTGCATTATTGTCTAATGACATAGGTGtgtaatttacacgaagattagggggttactttagattttttatgaTGGCAAagttgggtaatttagatacatatttaggagGTTATTttggataatttattagaaaatataacagatccaatgactattatgattatagTAGGTAGATGGAAggccagatgtttctgatttttgcgaGAATTTCTAGGACTTCTCTATTTTCTTAGAGTGTCCGCCTAGAATCTTAGGTGGCTTCACATGGAGGCTTTAAAGAAGCCTCCAATCAGTGATAGTAAGATTGTCAGTGATGCTCTTAACTATGTGTTGATATATCCGTACTACTGGAGTAGTAAATAACTGGAGTTATTtaacccgccgccggcgcctcagcAGCTGCCAGCTGCTGCAAAGAGATGGGGCTGCAGATGCTGCTCATCGTCGCACCGGAGCCGGAGGCCGAATCCGCCGGCGACCGCCCCCACGACCAGTTGGCGACGAGAGCGTCCACGGCCTCCGTGGGGCTGTAGAGATCCCACCACacgtgccgtgccgccgccgccgcgccgcacgccaTCTCCTTGCTCAGGCACCCCACCGTCGCCTTGAACGGGCCCAGTCCGCAGCACGCCTCCCTCGTCTCCTCCAACCCTGACAATGATGCCACGCATGATTATATAAAGCTAGCTAGCAATTCCATGCATGCATTTTCTTCAGCACTCAGTAATCAcacatcagcaaaacacaaGAAAAAGCGGCCACCATTATTATATATGATCATGTCCTTTTCAATGATAACTTTCGAGTTTGGACAATGTGAATCAGTCAGAGATTCCCTTTGCTTTcaccagaaaatgatttaacgAAATGGACTGCCACCATCATGTGTCGAAGCACAATACTTGGACAAAGGTCAAAGGGGGGTCAGTAGAGATACCTCTCACTTTCACCAGAAAACCATCATTTTGGAATGTTACTTCTACAGGGTGAAACTATTTTCACCAGCTATTAGGAGTTCAGTTGAGAATGGTCTGAAGACTCACGTATTCCAAATTCCAAAAGTTAGTGGCTTACGGAGTTAAAGCACATGCTTATCGCAGTATGCTTAAGTGTGTTGTAAATGTTATGATCAGACACCTTGCTTGGCAGCTCACTATTGTTCTACATAGCAGGCTACATGTGTAGAACAAGAACTCTAAAAAAGATGTGTAGAACACAGCATAAGCGAGAATTGTGCATGGTCATCATGATGCAGAGTATGCAATGCAGTGACCCAGAAGAACTCAGTATCAATTCGACCATTGTGCAGGGTGCATGGTTATATTGACATATATTGACAGACCATGATAATTTCAGTGCCAATTCAAGTAAGTTGGTGTTCTGAAGTATCCTCATCAAAATACGCCTTGTGGTTTTGTAGGAACATCTCAAGTCTGAACTAATAGTTCCATATGCTATTAGTAGTTCAGTTGGGAATGGTCTGAAGATTAAGGTATTCCAAAACTTAGTGGCTTACGGAGTTACAGCACATGCTTATTGATGGACTAGCTGGGTACCTTATCGCAGTATATGCTTTGATGAGTCTGTTATAAATAAATGTTATGATCAGCCACCTTGGCAGCTGACAATTGTTGATTGTACGTTCTTCAAAGCAGGCTAGTTGAACAcagtgtcggtaccccaggactggggtaccccctcttgctgtgtggGCAAGAGGAGCCTTTTAGTTATCCTTAACCACgtccagcagccggaccccGGCGGTCCGGAAGCCCTGTTTACctgacaacggtcccggacccgtcctctggttgggaaaggtccgggagcaccgcgtgttccggaagaagcaggcgctcagcccgaacagccggaggctccggacctcccgtggaggtccggatccccgcggaatcccggaccccctgtatagtaaccggacccctcgccaagggaaggaatcgacaccccgcctcggggtggtccggagctgccacgtgtctgcaagcgcAGACACGCATATaaagccgcttggtctccatattaaggTTCACCTACCGCCGTACTCATTGCGGtaggaggacgtccgcattgatatagcagaagccgaggcgattctttgaccagggggcactgtTGATCGCGTATTTCCGAGATGcctagtggagccgctggcgccgcccacgccgcgcctgccagtctgccataacagatggatacgacggctcggcttcacccattatgacgcctacataatagcctcaacagatcacgccgcaagctacgttcccccaacgggcaccttgctgacgggacaaaaggagacctcccttcgtcagagagtcagcagggcatggaagcgtatcggaggaaagattcgctaccactgtagccatatAATTACTCCGCGCAGTACgctgcacagtcacgttgggtccacctgtcggggcatcaacgtcctatgtattcgcaccccttggtctataaaagggggacagTCGCTAGAAGAAAAGGGGGGCTGGGGAAAAAGCCGGGAcccagcagaggatagattcatacacaatcAAGATCAATACCattcccagtggacgtagggtattacgctccggcggcccgaaccactctagatcgtgtgttcttatgtgcttgtctcagagctagattagcccaatcgcctagtaccttcccgagtactccctctctgggaataggcgggtgcgctccgccacccggctgtgggtgccctagaaatcccacgacacaCAGTATAAGCGAGAATTGTGCATGATGATGATGCAGAGTATGCAATTCAGAGATCATGAACAATTCAGTGTCAATTCAACCATACTTCAATGAAATAAAGTGCTAATTAAAAAGAATAGCCGAAAGTTGAAACATCTCATCCTTACCGTATCTGCCGGGATTGGAGAGGATCTCCATCATCCCCCTGTACACGTCGCAGAacacgacggcggcgccagGCAGCTCCGGCCGCAGGTCGTCCAGCCTCGCCGCGAGCCTGGCGTTGTACCCCTGGATCAGCTCGTTCGCCTCCTCCAcgcagccgccgcggccgccgtccaGAGCGCGCGTCCCCTCCCACATGACGCGCGGCGCGCACCCCAGCGGCGCCACCCCCATCACCGCCACCCTCCTCACGTCCGCCTCGTACAGCTCCTGCACACCCCGCACGCGCACCGTCAAAATGCTCGCACGTCTTCCACGATTGCAGCGGCAAAGATTTTGATTTGGGGGAGGAATCCATCACGGTACTGAGACGGCGCGGGCGATGCGGTCGGCGAGGAGGCGCCCGAGCCCGCGGCGGCCGTGCttgggcgcggcggcgtcggcctcgGCGGGCCCGCGCGCGAGCAGCCGCGCGTAGGCGTCGGTGCCGAAGGACAGGACGAacaccgcgcccgccgcggcggcggaggcgtcctgcGGAGTGCCCGCCTCGAGCTGCAGCAGCTGCAGAGTCTCGGCGGCCAGGCGGAGCTGCTGCCCGACGGCGCCCATGCGGAACATCCCGCGGTCGCCGTACTGGCCGCCGAAGTTGACgcccctcgccgcggcggccgcggtgcCGTTGAGGGTGGAGATGTGGGGCGGCGCTGGGAGCCCCATCTTGGCGGCGAGGTggtcggggaggaggcggcgcgcggaggggaagaggcacgggccggcggggagggaggGTGCGGTGAGGTTGAGGGGGAGAATGCTGGCTGCGCAGCTGACGGTGGAGTCGCCGAGGACGAAGAGCTCGGTGGCCGGAGAACGAGATGACccagccacggcggcgtcgaagCAGAGTAGgatggagaggaagaggaggaggagcgccatgCCGGGGGCGTTGTGGCGCGAACGGCCGGTAGCTGGCGTTCGCGGCGAGGTTGAAGACGCGCCGTCCGACGGGGCTGTTCAGCTAACAACTTGGCCCAGATGTCTTTACCCCGCCAAAGCCCAAATGTAAAGGCCCGGCAATAAAAGATACCGGCCCGACCAAGCTggcctttttttttccctctcggcctctcttctttctctcggtctctggctctctctctctcaagtcCCGTCTCTCCACCACGCGGGGACTCTCCTCTCCCAGGTCCTTTGGTGCTACAGTGTAGAGAGGCGAAAAAAGGGAGAGGTCGGTCTCTTTCGtcttcgccggcggcgccggcggtctTCTTCGCCTCCGATGGCCGTCCAGGCTTCGCGAGGTGGGGAAGACCGTTGGTTCCCCGTTGACTAGTAGTTTAGGTCCTAGTTTTTCTAGGGTTTCGTgtcctggcggcggcgacgaggcgggTGCGGCGTCGTCGTTTTGGAATAAgtccctccttcctcttccccgCTGCGGTGGTGCTGACCCCGGTGCTTCCGTGAGGTATGTGAGGGTTTGGTTCTCTAGATCCAGTGCTTTGGGTCTTGAGAGGGAGTGTACAGGGGCTTCCCGTTGCTTGCCGGTGCTGCTTCCTCcggttgcggcggcggaggcgacttTCTTTTCTGAAGGTGAAGGGCCAGTTGCGGGTTCTGTGGTGAGCCGGTCTGGGGGCCTTGGTTTCTTCTTCGTCGGTCTCCGATGGCGAACCTTGGTCCCGGATCTAGGGAGAGCGGGGTGTGTCCCCGGCCGATGGTATACAGGCGATGCCTTTCCGTTCTCTGGGACGGGTCTCCTTTGCGGCTCGTGTCGAAGCCAAGGCGAGATGGTTCTCCTCCAGATCCTGGTATGCGGTTCTTCGGTCTGCTCCGCCGTTGGCGTCCGCTTCGGTGATGCTGGTTGGTGGTGCTCGTCGGCGGTAGCAAGCTCAGTAGTCCCCTTGGGCCTCTTTgtaattttttgttttgttggGGTCTTTTGTGAAGTGTGGCTGGGACAGCTGTGTCCTCGGAATCCTTCTAGCGGCTACCTGTACCTGGTCGTGTTTGTGTATGTTTTCCTTATCTCTTAATACAAATACAGGTATGTttgtatcaaaaaaaaaaagtcccgTCTCTCCCGCCAATCCGCCTCTCGCCCTCCCCATTTAATGGGTGAATGGCAGATGATCTTTGGCTTGTCTGATCTTTGACTTTCGTTGGGTACGTATGTAAGCACTGATTTAAATTGAATAATTTGCCTAGTTCAGTGATGTATAACTTCAATGTCGATTTTATAATTGGTCTTATATAAGATACCATGAACATGAACTTGGACTTGCTCTTATACTTCAGCCTCCCTATGTATGTtttctggatccgccactgcctGGGTGGGGTGGGGACTCGTCGATATCTTCCTATTATCTTTTTAAGCATCTTTGGGTAAAATATctgcttttgaaaaaaaaatcgcaTGTATGGAATAAACATTATACAAGGTCTTCTGTCAAGATTAATTCattctataaaaaaaagaagctATGTTCCTTAAGCTGGAGCTATTAGGGTTACGGCCTTGTAAACTGTTGAAACGCACAAATATATGCTGCATTGGCAGCACTGCCATACAAAACTGTGATGCTACACAACCACTTAAATTACATTTCAGATTCATCAGGATGTGATTAGTTGAATCTAGGCTAGGTGAGACGATCTCTCAAGGTTAGTCAGGCAGCCTGGAGCAAATTCAAAGAATCAAAAACCATTAACACATTTGTCTAATGCCAATTGCCATGGGGCTTTCTAGAAGAAGTTCAGCTTCTCTGCAGTAGTGGCATTATGGCATTGGACAAATCAAGTATACCCAAGAAAGGACACCTGAAAAGTGAAAACCTCCTTGGATATCTCGGATCCCACAGATAGCATGCATAGGTTTCAGGATCAATTGCACACACTGATAATTGTTGAAGGATGTATTCCCTCTTCCATATCTGAAATAACATCCTTTTGCTTACCATCACCTTCGTCAAACAAGCTGAAATCTGCCAGACCTACATCATCCTTGCTGCCTTCATCAACTGCAAAACACCCATCGAACAGGCACCCAATGTCGCTGCCAAAGTCTGCATCAGCGAACCACTCGCTCAGGTTGATTGAGCTGCCAAAGTTAGAACTTGACATGATATCCAGCTCGTAATCCATACAAGGGCTCCATAAGCTTTCATAGATGCTGTCATTTACTGTGAGGGGCTCTGCACTGTCATCGACTGTGAGGGGCTCTGCACTGTCATCAGGCTGTGCATTAGCATCAGGCTTTGCAATGTCATCAGGTGTCTTCACTTCGCTTGAGTCAGACTCTTGGACTGTAGTTTCGctctgatcaggttgaggttcTTGGTTGAGTGCTGGCACCACCTGTGGCTCCTGTTGGAGCTGCGCCAGTAACTGCGGGTGGTCCAGGTAGCAGCTAATGTCGAAGTTGGTTACAACATTGGCACCTCGGTATTCAATGGCTGCAAGATCGTAGGCCTTGGCTGCCTCCTCTTGAGTGTCTGCAGGAAGAGAATGATGTAAGTTTATCTGAATGAGTGCATGTTTGCAAGTTTAGACATGATGCATTGACTAATATCTTGAGAAATTCAACAATGTGAGTTCAAGTGTCATTGTTCTTAGAGTACAGTGCATTTGGAAAGCAAGACAAATATTTGGTGACAGATTCTGGTGAATGCATATTTTTGTTGGTTTGAGAACACATCATGCAGGAGATGATCTTATATTCAGGCACTGTTGTCCTAATAGGAGATACTGAATTGCAGACAATGGCTATTCGCTGCTATTCACTAATTTGAATGGCCGGTGGCCGCTTCCTTGCACATGTGCCAGTCACTGGACATGTCCAATCTCAGTGCAAGTAGTTAACCTCTGTGTTTTCCTCTAACACTGGCCTTTTATGATGGTAATAGCGGTGAAAGCAAATCTGTGGTCTGGATCTTGAATCTTGATCTAGTTTTGACACAGCCACACAgagtgtcacacccggttttaaggacaaaaccgaatgcataactatatgtatgccaggatcaagtttcatacatatagagacatcataagtaaATAATCAataacagtatcacgtaaaagagaactaaaacaaataaaagactattaGAGTTTACagtttatcctggaaacgaaggcttcaaacttcacaggcaatcgactgggggttgcgtactcctagaactcagcaacatcttcaaaaaaCTTCACCACAattttctccttctgagcagcagtaagcaagggtgagtacacttatggttggtactcagtaaggccacaagaaataactccatctttaagtttattaatcatgtgagggtccaagccgctcatgaccgtgagcacagctgatatatcagttttacactctgcagaggttgtacactttcaccacaattcgtgtaaaagttccaaagaactttgaacccaaccacgcaatgtgctagctaggcacaataccacacttccgaggtgtgattgcatagggacgctacgaggcctttacaaagaatcactatatgtacgcactggtcccttACTTTCTGCGGTatctcagaagacgaagcttccttcacccgctcctcaaatTTCGATAACccaaaatccaccaatcaaaaCGCCCCAGGaacgacatatagatcatctaattgcttagccaagac
The genomic region above belongs to Panicum virgatum strain AP13 chromosome 8N, P.virgatum_v5, whole genome shotgun sequence and contains:
- the LOC120686484 gene encoding GDSL esterase/lipase At1g71250-like; the protein is MALLLLFLSILLCFDAAVAGSSRSPATELFVLGDSTVSCAASILPLNLTAPSLPAGPCLFPSARRLLPDHLAAKMGLPAPPHISTLNGTAAAAARGVNFGGQYGDRGMFRMGAVGQQLRLAAETLQLLQLEAGTPQDASAAAAGAVFVLSFGTDAYARLLARGPAEADAAAPKHGRRGLGRLLADRIARAVSELYEADVRRVAVMGVAPLGCAPRVMWEGTRALDGGRGGCVEEANELIQGYNARLAARLDDLRPELPGAAVVFCDVYRGMMEILSNPGRYGLEETREACCGLGPFKATVGCLSKEMACGAAAAARHVWWDLYSPTEAVDALVANWSWGRSPADSASGSGATMSSICSPISLQQLAAAEAPAAG